A stretch of the Streptomyces sp. NBC_00654 genome encodes the following:
- a CDS encoding TetR/AcrR family transcriptional regulator, giving the protein MRRDAELNRRRILRAGHEVFAARGLQATLNDVAHHAGLGVGTVYRKYPDKQALAAAVFAEELDGIAAMAREALAEDDGFDALAGFLEKALGRAADNRGLRELMRDGSIEGTGLARARQEINARCEQLVARAHAQGALRDGVTGADVVPIAAMIDAVMGLSAERPLETWRRYLVIILDGLRAHPDRAPLPTAGGTD; this is encoded by the coding sequence TTGAGACGGGATGCCGAGCTCAATCGCCGGCGCATCCTCCGGGCCGGGCACGAGGTCTTCGCCGCGCGTGGCCTTCAGGCGACACTCAACGACGTCGCGCACCACGCCGGGCTCGGAGTGGGCACCGTCTACCGGAAGTACCCGGACAAGCAGGCGCTCGCAGCGGCCGTCTTCGCCGAAGAGCTCGACGGGATCGCGGCGATGGCGCGGGAGGCGCTGGCCGAGGACGACGGGTTCGACGCTCTGGCAGGATTTCTGGAAAAGGCCCTGGGGCGGGCCGCGGACAACCGGGGACTGCGCGAGCTGATGCGCGACGGCAGCATCGAGGGAACCGGTCTGGCGCGAGCGCGGCAGGAGATCAACGCGCGCTGCGAGCAGTTGGTGGCGCGGGCGCACGCCCAGGGCGCGTTGCGCGACGGCGTCACCGGGGCCGACGTCGTACCCATCGCGGCGATGATCGATGCCGTCATGGGTCTGTCGGCCGAACGACCGCTGGAGACATGGCGCCGGTATCTGGTGATCATTCTCGACGGGCTTCGGGCCCACCCGGACCGGGCGCCGCTGCCCACTGCCGGCGGCACGGACTGA
- a CDS encoding SDR family NAD(P)-dependent oxidoreductase, with protein MQTVVITGGTDGLGRGLAAHYLRRGARVVAVGSTPAKGQALLKEAAALSAADRAVFLRADLTSVTAARELVTAIRSTCPSVDTLVLCAQRYRLFGPRTVTPEGFEHSFALAYLSRYILSHGLREAMESAPRPVIMNVGTPGTPLGRIHWDDPQLTRRYSGTRATLQSFRANDLLGVAFAALYPGTPIRYVGYNPGVVSTGMPDHLPPPLRALTKASFALIATSVTKAVAPMARLLDEPPGERFTAYRTSRRLPLKGPAFDREAALRLHRLTDELVSRRRP; from the coding sequence ATGCAGACCGTGGTCATCACCGGAGGAACCGACGGACTCGGCAGGGGGCTCGCCGCGCACTACCTGCGCCGGGGAGCACGCGTGGTCGCCGTGGGCAGTACGCCCGCCAAGGGGCAGGCTCTGCTGAAAGAGGCGGCAGCCCTATCGGCCGCGGACCGAGCTGTCTTCCTGCGGGCCGATCTGACCTCGGTCACCGCGGCCCGGGAACTCGTCACAGCGATCAGGAGCACCTGCCCCTCGGTGGACACACTCGTCCTGTGCGCCCAGCGGTACCGGCTCTTCGGCCCCCGCACCGTCACCCCCGAAGGGTTCGAGCACAGCTTCGCCCTCGCCTACCTGAGCCGGTACATCCTCAGTCATGGCCTGCGCGAAGCGATGGAGTCCGCGCCGCGACCGGTCATCATGAACGTCGGCACCCCGGGAACTCCTCTGGGCCGCATCCACTGGGACGACCCCCAACTGACGCGCCGCTACAGCGGCACCAGGGCCACACTCCAGTCCTTCCGCGCCAACGACCTGCTCGGCGTGGCCTTCGCCGCCCTGTACCCCGGCACACCGATCCGCTACGTCGGCTACAACCCCGGCGTGGTGTCGACCGGCATGCCCGACCATCTGCCCCCGCCGCTTCGCGCCCTGACCAAGGCGTCCTTCGCCTTGATCGCCACGTCCGTGACCAAGGCCGTGGCTCCGATGGCCCGGCTCCTGGACGAGCCGCCGGGCGAACGCTTCACCGCCTACCGCACCTCCCGCCGACTCCCCCTGAAGGGGCCCGCGTTCGACCGGGAGGCAGCGCTGCGACTGCACCGCCTCACCGATGAACTGGTGAGCCGCCGGAGGCCGTAG
- a CDS encoding DUF3592 domain-containing protein produces MVIAVVYLVVSLGASVICGRLLDRQLKGPQLRAAWAEGLTAEARCTAVRTEEGQDAEGGLVTHRYPTLEFRTADGRTVSFEERQSRHVPAEGEFVTVHYSARNPEGATTRAASFGMLHARALITGVGAVLSVAIASTLALVI; encoded by the coding sequence ATGGTCATCGCTGTCGTCTATCTCGTCGTCTCCCTGGGCGCGAGCGTGATCTGCGGCCGACTGCTGGACCGCCAGCTCAAGGGCCCGCAACTGCGGGCCGCCTGGGCGGAGGGACTCACGGCCGAGGCCCGGTGCACGGCCGTGCGTACCGAGGAGGGCCAGGACGCCGAGGGCGGTCTCGTCACCCACCGTTACCCCACGCTGGAATTCCGTACGGCCGACGGGCGCACCGTCAGCTTCGAGGAGCGCCAATCGCGTCATGTCCCGGCCGAGGGGGAGTTCGTGACGGTCCACTACAGCGCCCGGAATCCGGAGGGTGCGACCACCCGTGCCGCCTCGTTCGGCATGCTCCACGCCAGAGCCCTGATCACCGGGGTGGGCGCGGTGCTGTCGGTGGCCATCGCGTCCACCCTGGCCCTGGTGATCTGA